A genomic window from Algoriphagus sp. Y33 includes:
- a CDS encoding glycosyltransferase family 4 protein gives MSRTKLVYVTPSTQSFVKSDIRILRNYFDVRVINQPWSNKKLAPLNFIAQFFSMLTNIFGAKLIIVNFGGYWAFWGIVFGKVFRKKVFIVTHGTDCASIPEINYGSLRISLLKRICKFSYHKADAIFPVSESLIETELLFDPAITSRKQGLLYHFPKLTVPLKTIYNGLDDTQWLLPDKPKRIANSFLAVMSPSQFKLKGGDLILEIAKKYPTSNFYFAGIKTLEITHKKTDNVHFLGFLTSEELLSWYQKSEFYFQLSSFEGFGCALCEAMLCGAIPIGSGTNHIPKIVGNSGFIITEKSLKAAIPIMDKALNSVNKDLLSLNSRLHIQANYSLQLREQKLIESLEQFTGQSYTN, from the coding sequence ATGAGCCGAACCAAACTAGTGTATGTAACACCATCCACGCAGTCATTTGTAAAAAGTGACATAAGGATTCTGCGCAACTATTTTGATGTTCGGGTCATCAACCAGCCTTGGAGCAATAAAAAACTTGCTCCACTTAATTTCATAGCCCAATTTTTCTCCATGCTCACAAACATATTCGGGGCTAAATTAATTATCGTCAATTTTGGGGGATATTGGGCATTTTGGGGGATTGTCTTTGGCAAGGTATTTAGAAAGAAAGTCTTTATTGTCACCCATGGAACTGATTGTGCTAGTATTCCCGAAATAAATTACGGCAGCCTTCGCATCAGTCTACTGAAGCGAATATGCAAATTCAGCTACCACAAAGCTGATGCAATATTCCCGGTAAGCGAATCTTTGATAGAAACGGAACTGCTTTTTGATCCGGCGATCACTTCGAGAAAACAGGGTCTTTTGTATCATTTCCCCAAGCTTACCGTTCCGCTAAAAACAATTTACAATGGACTCGATGATACTCAGTGGCTCCTGCCCGACAAGCCAAAAAGAATAGCAAACAGCTTTTTGGCAGTAATGTCTCCTTCTCAGTTTAAGCTTAAGGGAGGGGATCTGATTCTTGAGATTGCCAAGAAGTATCCAACTAGCAACTTCTATTTTGCAGGGATTAAAACCTTAGAAATAACACATAAAAAGACTGACAATGTGCATTTCCTAGGATTTCTCACCTCGGAGGAATTGCTCAGTTGGTATCAGAAAAGTGAGTTTTACTTTCAGCTTTCCAGTTTTGAAGGATTCGGCTGCGCTCTATGCGAAGCCATGCTTTGTGGAGCAATTCCAATAGGTTCCGGCACGAATCACATACCAAAAATTGTAGGGAACTCAGGCTTTATCATTACCGAAAAATCACTGAAAGCTGCTATTCCGATTATGGATAAAGCCCTCAACAGTGTCAACAAAGACTTACTTTCCCTAAATTCACGACTTCATATCCAAGCCAATTATTCTCTACAGCTTAGAGAGCAGAAATTAATTGAGTCCTTGGAACAATTTACAGGTCAGTCATACACCAACTAA
- a CDS encoding AraC family transcriptional regulator, which translates to MTQNDFIAGVPWRNARDLKTLVENRTTYTLDNCELNIFETHQQADDVNLVFGDLVLTTMLKGKKVMHLFDRPGFEYLPGESVIVPPNEVMKIDFPEARINNPTQCIALSISKEMIEATFNLLNEKFPDKMIKKDWGLDLNYFHLINTQDLSEIINRFIRIGVKDGSREKDLIASLALKELLIRLTQTQARDMMEKFYKELAAGNRMAHVVDYIKKNIRELISLEELASQACMSKAHFIRTFKLDMGLTPMGFVLQERLKLSKQYLILGGFQIQEVCYMSGFRNITYFIRAFKEEFGVTPKVFQSNKT; encoded by the coding sequence ATGACCCAAAATGATTTTATTGCCGGTGTTCCTTGGAGGAATGCCAGGGACTTGAAAACGCTGGTAGAGAACAGAACTACTTACACATTGGATAACTGTGAGTTGAATATCTTCGAGACTCACCAGCAGGCCGATGATGTCAATTTGGTCTTTGGAGATCTGGTGCTGACTACTATGCTAAAAGGCAAGAAGGTAATGCACCTGTTTGATCGGCCGGGCTTTGAGTATTTGCCGGGTGAATCGGTGATCGTCCCGCCCAATGAAGTGATGAAAATTGATTTTCCTGAAGCTCGCATCAACAATCCCACGCAATGCATAGCCCTTTCGATATCAAAAGAGATGATTGAAGCCACTTTTAACTTATTGAATGAGAAGTTCCCTGATAAAATGATTAAAAAAGACTGGGGCTTGGATCTCAATTATTTTCATTTAATCAATACTCAGGATCTCTCCGAAATCATCAACCGCTTTATTAGAATAGGAGTGAAGGACGGTTCTAGAGAAAAAGACCTAATCGCTTCGTTAGCACTCAAGGAACTTCTGATTAGGCTGACCCAGACTCAGGCTCGGGATATGATGGAGAAGTTTTATAAAGAATTGGCTGCGGGAAACAGAATGGCACATGTCGTCGATTATATTAAAAAGAATATTCGGGAATTAATTTCTCTGGAGGAGTTGGCTTCCCAGGCATGTATGAGCAAAGCTCATTTTATTCGCACGTTTAAGTTGGATATGGGACTGACTCCGATGGGATTTGTACTTCAAGAACGATTGAAGCTTTCAAAACAGTACTTGATTTTAGGTGGATTTCAGATTCAGGAAGTTTGCTATATGTCGGGATTTCGCAATATCACGTATTTTATCCGCGCTTTTAAGGAGGAATTTGGCGTGACACCAAAAGTATTTCAGTCCAATAAAACTTAG
- a CDS encoding aldehyde dehydrogenase family protein — protein sequence MTTLTLSQSKPVDRPSVKDKYDHFIGGKWVAPSSGEYFDNISPIDGKPFTKAARGNKEDIEKAIDAAHVAFKTWSKTSAAERSRVLNKIADIMEENLEMLARLETVDNGKALRETRAADLPLCIDHFRYFAGVIRADESTISEHDEHTVSIALHEPLGVVGQIIPWNFPLLMATWKIAPALAAGCCTVVKPAEQTPASIMVLMELIGDVVPPGVLNVVTGFGVEAGKPLASSNRVSKVSFTGETTTGRLIMQYASENLIPVTMELGGKSPNIFMKSVADADDEFFDKAIEGAVMFALNQGEVCTCPSRILVHEDIYDVFMERVIERTKAIKMGHPLAEDTMMGAQASNDQYQKILSYLDIGKQEGAVTLCGGESAGLNSGLETGYYIKPTIFKGNNKMRIFQEEIFGPVTCVTTFKTTEEAIAIANDTMYGLGAGLWSRDAHELYQVPRAIQAGRVWVNCYHAYPAHAPFGGYKKSGFGRENHLMMLDHYRQTKNMLISYNKEKLGFF from the coding sequence ATGACAACGTTAACATTATCCCAATCCAAACCTGTAGACCGTCCTTCTGTAAAGGACAAATACGATCATTTTATTGGCGGAAAATGGGTAGCCCCCAGTTCAGGAGAATACTTTGACAATATTTCCCCTATCGATGGAAAGCCATTCACAAAGGCCGCGAGAGGTAACAAGGAAGACATAGAAAAAGCAATCGATGCCGCTCATGTTGCTTTCAAGACTTGGTCTAAAACCTCTGCTGCAGAAAGAAGTCGAGTACTGAACAAAATCGCCGACATCATGGAAGAAAATCTTGAAATGCTGGCTAGACTGGAAACAGTCGATAACGGTAAGGCACTTCGAGAAACAAGAGCAGCTGATCTCCCACTTTGCATAGACCATTTCAGATACTTCGCAGGAGTCATCAGAGCCGATGAGAGCACTATATCTGAACATGATGAGCACACCGTAAGTATTGCTTTGCACGAACCTCTTGGGGTCGTCGGGCAGATTATCCCATGGAATTTCCCCCTGCTCATGGCTACATGGAAAATTGCCCCTGCTCTGGCGGCGGGATGCTGTACAGTGGTAAAACCTGCTGAGCAGACTCCTGCCAGCATAATGGTACTCATGGAACTTATTGGCGACGTCGTTCCTCCGGGAGTACTCAATGTAGTCACAGGCTTTGGGGTAGAGGCAGGCAAGCCGCTCGCTTCATCCAATAGAGTGTCCAAGGTTTCATTTACTGGGGAAACCACCACAGGACGCCTCATCATGCAGTACGCATCCGAAAACCTAATTCCCGTCACCATGGAACTGGGCGGAAAATCACCGAATATTTTCATGAAATCTGTAGCAGATGCAGACGATGAGTTCTTTGACAAAGCTATAGAAGGAGCTGTGATGTTTGCCTTGAATCAAGGAGAAGTATGTACCTGCCCTTCCAGAATCCTAGTTCATGAAGATATTTACGATGTATTCATGGAGCGCGTCATAGAGAGGACCAAAGCAATCAAAATGGGACATCCATTGGCGGAAGACACCATGATGGGAGCCCAAGCCTCCAATGATCAATATCAGAAAATTCTTTCCTATCTGGACATAGGCAAACAGGAAGGTGCTGTGACACTGTGCGGAGGAGAGAGTGCAGGCCTGAATTCCGGACTGGAAACAGGGTACTACATCAAACCAACTATTTTCAAAGGCAACAATAAAATGCGCATTTTCCAAGAAGAGATCTTTGGTCCGGTTACGTGCGTGACTACCTTCAAGACCACAGAGGAAGCCATAGCGATCGCCAATGACACAATGTACGGTCTTGGAGCAGGATTGTGGTCAAGAGACGCTCATGAGCTTTACCAAGTCCCCCGTGCTATCCAAGCAGGAAGGGTGTGGGTAAACTGCTATCATGCATATCCTGCACATGCTCCATTTGGCGGTTACAAGAAATCAGGCTTCGGGAGAGAAAATCACCTTATGATGCTCGACCATTACAGACAAACCAAAAATATGCTCATCTCCTACAACAAAGAGAAACTAGGATTCTTTTAA
- a CDS encoding FkbM family methyltransferase, translating to MEHLLSKISRNLYVIPGGFFVTKLFRKFFKSSSQGENWRNFKFRSVVMKVDIAKQMGNAIYWRGAHDWAPIFVLEKALKKGDTFIDVGANQGEYSLWAARKVGAKGRVVAFEPMQQLFDQLAENIRLNKSFHKTITPIKLGLSDQKGEVILYSSADSNEGTNTIYNTEKFSIESGKIQLDTLDEQLKSLKINKVDFLKIDVEGAELQVLKGALNTLKQNRPVILLEINKDACIAGGYLPEDILTLLKPFNYSFSKVGLRGSLSKVNQLPNFCNIVAIPQ from the coding sequence ATGGAGCACTTATTAAGTAAAATTTCGAGAAATTTATATGTGATTCCGGGCGGCTTTTTTGTCACAAAATTGTTTCGAAAATTCTTCAAATCTTCGAGTCAAGGTGAAAACTGGAGAAATTTCAAATTTAGGAGCGTAGTGATGAAAGTGGATATTGCAAAGCAAATGGGCAATGCGATTTATTGGCGCGGTGCCCATGACTGGGCCCCCATTTTTGTTTTGGAAAAGGCCCTGAAAAAGGGAGATACATTCATTGATGTGGGTGCCAATCAGGGTGAATACTCACTTTGGGCAGCCAGAAAAGTTGGTGCAAAAGGAAGAGTCGTTGCTTTCGAACCTATGCAGCAACTTTTTGATCAATTGGCTGAAAACATCCGGCTCAATAAATCATTCCACAAAACCATTACGCCTATAAAACTAGGATTATCAGATCAAAAAGGAGAAGTCATTCTCTATTCCAGTGCCGATTCCAACGAAGGGACAAACACCATTTACAATACGGAAAAATTCAGTATCGAATCCGGAAAAATCCAGCTTGACACACTGGATGAGCAGCTAAAATCACTGAAAATCAATAAAGTGGATTTTTTGAAGATTGACGTAGAAGGAGCCGAACTTCAGGTACTAAAAGGCGCTCTGAATACATTGAAACAAAACCGTCCCGTTATTCTTCTGGAAATAAACAAGGATGCCTGCATAGCCGGAGGGTATCTGCCTGAGGATATTTTGACACTTCTGAAGCCTTTCAATTATTCCTTTTCGAAAGTAGGGCTTAGAGGTTCGTTGAGCAAGGTAAACCAACTACCTAATTTCTGTAATATTGTAGCTATTCCACAGTAA
- a CDS encoding GNAT family N-acetyltransferase — protein sequence MKSDLSEVIVRKASLEELLWVHERIPEFGGMGDLDLYRKRLEGKRHLSLVAEIEGELTGFKVGYQSDKPKVFYSWMGGIIAGFRRNNVATALAEYQENWARNNGFEEIFFKTRNRLPPMINFGLQRGFKIMEVIRKGGVDDYRIVMMKRL from the coding sequence ATGAAAAGTGATTTATCAGAAGTAATAGTTCGTAAAGCTTCGCTTGAAGAGCTTCTTTGGGTGCATGAACGCATCCCGGAGTTTGGAGGCATGGGAGACTTGGATCTTTATAGAAAAAGATTGGAGGGCAAGAGACATTTGTCCCTGGTAGCTGAAATAGAAGGTGAATTGACGGGATTTAAGGTTGGGTATCAAAGTGACAAACCCAAGGTCTTTTATTCTTGGATGGGCGGTATTATTGCTGGGTTTAGAAGGAATAATGTAGCGACCGCTCTGGCAGAGTATCAGGAAAATTGGGCAAGAAATAATGGATTCGAAGAAATATTCTTTAAAACCAGAAATCGACTTCCTCCAATGATCAACTTCGGGTTACAAAGAGGGTTTAAGATTATGGAAGTAATCCGAAAAGGGGGCGTGGATGATTATCGGATTGTAATGATGAAAAGATTGTAG
- a CDS encoding amidohydrolase: MKSTLLCRYIGLFFFMILLTPHSFAQKRMTPKRITELKQEAVLLVDQKAKMSQVMVDKIFSFAELGFQEIESSKYLTEILRESGFEIEMGVSGIPTAWFATWKNGEGPTIALGSDVDNIPKASQYPGVAYHKPIVEGAPGHGEGHNAGIPLNITAALAVKEIMERENIGGTLVLWPGIAEELVAAKAWYTRDGLFDGVDICIFTHVANNLGVSYGQTSGTGLISVEYTFSGEAAHSAGAPWRGKSALDAAELMNVGWNYRREHLDPLKRSHSIFTDGGDQPNVVPSKASIWYYFRDVNYEGIMEMYEMANKMAEGAALMTDTEVTSKILGTAWPRHFNKTIAEKMYANILEVGLPEWSEADQQLAKAVQTELGVKKVEGLPTKLDTLGLPVKEPRSGGSDDIGDVSWVVPTVTLRFPSNIPGLPGHHWSNAIAMATPIAHKGVTAGAKAEAMTILDFLLQPELVDEAWDYFKNVQTKETVYKPMISADDEAPIYLNKRIMDQFRPEMEKFYYDEAKFDTYLEQLGVVYPTLKKD, translated from the coding sequence ATGAAATCAACTTTACTATGCCGCTATATTGGGTTATTCTTTTTTATGATACTCCTGACTCCGCACTCTTTTGCTCAAAAGAGAATGACCCCAAAGAGAATCACCGAACTCAAGCAAGAAGCCGTACTTCTGGTAGATCAGAAAGCTAAAATGAGTCAGGTGATGGTGGATAAAATCTTCAGCTTTGCTGAATTGGGCTTTCAGGAAATTGAATCATCCAAGTACTTGACCGAAATACTCCGTGAAAGTGGTTTTGAGATAGAAATGGGTGTCTCCGGTATTCCTACGGCCTGGTTTGCTACCTGGAAAAACGGGGAGGGACCGACCATTGCACTGGGTTCTGACGTGGATAACATTCCCAAGGCCTCCCAATATCCGGGCGTAGCTTATCATAAACCGATTGTGGAGGGAGCTCCGGGACATGGAGAGGGGCACAATGCAGGGATTCCTTTGAATATTACGGCGGCTTTGGCGGTGAAGGAGATTATGGAGCGTGAGAATATAGGCGGTACGCTTGTGCTCTGGCCGGGAATTGCGGAGGAGCTGGTGGCAGCCAAAGCTTGGTACACTAGGGACGGTTTATTTGATGGGGTGGATATTTGTATTTTCACCCATGTTGCAAATAATCTTGGGGTGAGCTATGGACAAACTTCGGGTACCGGACTGATCTCTGTGGAATATACGTTCTCAGGCGAGGCGGCTCATTCTGCCGGAGCTCCCTGGAGGGGGAAAAGTGCGTTGGATGCTGCTGAGTTAATGAATGTAGGCTGGAATTATAGAAGAGAGCATTTAGATCCTCTGAAGCGTTCACATTCGATTTTTACAGACGGGGGTGATCAGCCCAATGTGGTTCCTTCCAAAGCTTCCATTTGGTATTATTTCCGGGATGTGAACTATGAAGGAATAATGGAAATGTATGAGATGGCCAATAAAATGGCGGAGGGGGCAGCACTGATGACCGATACTGAAGTGACTTCAAAAATTCTCGGGACAGCTTGGCCGCGACATTTCAATAAAACCATTGCTGAGAAAATGTATGCAAATATTCTTGAAGTGGGCTTGCCTGAATGGTCTGAGGCAGATCAGCAATTGGCCAAAGCAGTGCAAACTGAATTGGGGGTTAAAAAAGTGGAAGGTTTACCCACCAAATTGGATACGCTTGGATTGCCTGTCAAGGAACCGAGGTCAGGAGGCTCGGATGATATAGGAGATGTTTCTTGGGTAGTTCCTACGGTTACGTTGAGATTTCCGTCCAATATTCCCGGACTTCCGGGACATCACTGGAGCAATGCGATTGCGATGGCAACTCCTATTGCACATAAAGGAGTGACTGCAGGAGCCAAAGCTGAGGCGATGACAATTTTGGATTTCTTGCTTCAGCCGGAATTGGTGGACGAAGCCTGGGATTATTTCAAAAATGTGCAGACAAAGGAGACAGTATACAAGCCTATGATTTCTGCGGATGATGAAGCTCCTATTTACCTGAATAAAAGGATTATGGACCAATTCCGTCCGGAAATGGAAAAGTTCTATTACGATGAGGCTAAGTTTGACACTTATTTGGAGCAATTGGGAGTGGTTTATCCAACACTTAAAAAAGATTGA
- the leuS gene encoding leucine--tRNA ligase — translation MAEYNFREIEKKWQAYWENNQTFLAKVNPDKPKFYSLDMFPYPSGAGLHVGHPLGYIASDIVSRFKKLKGFNVLHPMGYDSFGLPAEQYAIQTGQHPAITTEENIARYTEQLKNIGFAFDWSKEVRTSNPDYYKWTQWIFMQLFNSYYDQDADKALSIESLVARFEKEGNANVKAVCDEDTQKFSAAEWNAFSEKEKQETLLKYRLTFLAETTVNWCAALGTVLSNDEVKEGFSERGGHPVERKKMMQWSMRITAYADRLLQGLEKVDWSEPIKEMQRNWIGKSIGADVVFQVKDSEQTIKVFTTRVDTIYGVTYLALAPESDLAAALITEDQREKAEAYIEVAKNRSERERMSDVKTISGAFTGSYAINPFNGEEIQVWVADYVLAGYGTGAVMAVPAHDERDYNFAKHFGLEIRQVIDGSMEEGSFPGKGGLIINSGFISDLYMKDAMDKAIEFLEEKGIGKGKIQYRMRDAIFTRQRYWGEPLPVYFKEGLPYLIEEKDLPLVLPEVDKYLPTEDGEPPLARAKDWNYKTPDGEFPLERSTMPGWAGSSWYFFRYTDPKNETEFADKAKTDYWGAVDLYIGGSEHATGHLLYSRFWTKFLYDLGVVSVDEPFQKMINQGMIQGRSNFVYRVKGTNKFVSYGLRDQYDSFAMHVDVNIVHNDQLNLDKFKAWRPDLADAEFILEDGKYICGSEVEKMSKSKYNVVNPDDIIERYGADTLRLYEMFLGPLEQFKPWNTNGIDGVFKFLRKLWNLYHSNSGEFQVSDAEPSKEEYKALHKALKKMEEDMANFSFNTSVSSFMICVNELSALKSNKRKILEPLALLVSPYAPHIAEELWSLLGNEKSITESAFPTFDESHLKESAFEYPVMINGKMRAKINLDLSLTKDQIQEAALGDETVQKWLEGKAPKKIIIVPGKIVNLVV, via the coding sequence ATGGCGGAGTACAATTTTAGAGAAATCGAGAAAAAATGGCAGGCATACTGGGAAAACAACCAAACTTTCCTTGCCAAGGTAAACCCGGACAAACCTAAATTCTATTCTCTCGACATGTTCCCCTATCCCTCAGGTGCCGGACTCCATGTAGGGCATCCGCTGGGATATATCGCATCGGATATCGTCAGTAGATTTAAGAAGTTGAAGGGATTCAACGTTCTTCATCCGATGGGTTATGACAGCTTTGGACTACCTGCGGAGCAATATGCGATTCAAACAGGTCAACATCCTGCGATCACTACGGAAGAAAACATTGCCCGTTATACTGAACAACTGAAAAACATAGGCTTTGCTTTCGACTGGAGCAAAGAGGTAAGAACCTCTAATCCAGACTACTATAAGTGGACGCAGTGGATCTTTATGCAGCTTTTCAATAGCTACTATGATCAGGATGCGGACAAAGCACTTTCCATTGAGTCTTTGGTTGCACGATTTGAAAAAGAAGGAAATGCCAACGTGAAGGCTGTTTGTGATGAAGATACTCAAAAGTTCAGCGCTGCAGAGTGGAATGCTTTCTCCGAAAAAGAAAAGCAGGAAACACTTCTAAAATACAGACTGACATTTCTAGCCGAAACCACAGTCAACTGGTGTGCGGCACTGGGAACAGTACTTTCCAATGATGAAGTAAAAGAAGGCTTCTCCGAGCGTGGCGGCCATCCGGTGGAGCGTAAAAAGATGATGCAGTGGTCTATGCGGATCACCGCCTACGCAGATAGATTATTGCAAGGCTTGGAAAAAGTCGATTGGTCTGAACCGATCAAAGAAATGCAGCGCAACTGGATTGGTAAATCCATCGGAGCTGATGTGGTTTTCCAAGTAAAAGACTCAGAACAAACCATCAAGGTATTTACTACCCGTGTGGATACTATATATGGTGTCACCTATTTGGCTTTGGCACCGGAAAGCGATCTGGCAGCGGCTCTGATCACTGAAGATCAACGCGAAAAAGCGGAAGCGTACATTGAAGTAGCCAAAAACCGTTCGGAACGCGAGCGTATGAGTGATGTCAAAACCATCTCAGGTGCATTTACAGGATCCTATGCGATCAATCCATTCAACGGTGAAGAAATCCAAGTTTGGGTAGCCGATTATGTTTTGGCAGGTTATGGTACCGGTGCCGTGATGGCTGTACCTGCACATGACGAGCGGGATTACAACTTTGCCAAGCACTTCGGACTTGAGATCAGACAAGTGATCGACGGCTCCATGGAAGAAGGCTCTTTTCCGGGGAAAGGTGGCTTGATCATCAACTCCGGCTTTATCTCAGATCTGTACATGAAGGATGCTATGGACAAAGCCATAGAATTTTTAGAGGAAAAAGGCATAGGAAAAGGTAAGATCCAATACCGGATGCGGGATGCGATTTTCACCCGACAACGTTATTGGGGTGAGCCGCTTCCGGTTTATTTCAAGGAAGGATTACCCTATTTGATTGAAGAAAAAGATTTGCCTTTGGTATTGCCGGAGGTAGACAAATACCTGCCTACCGAAGATGGAGAACCTCCACTTGCAAGAGCGAAAGACTGGAACTACAAAACTCCGGATGGTGAATTCCCTCTTGAAAGAAGCACTATGCCTGGCTGGGCAGGATCAAGCTGGTATTTCTTCAGATATACTGATCCTAAAAATGAAACTGAATTTGCCGACAAAGCGAAAACAGATTACTGGGGAGCTGTAGATTTATACATCGGGGGATCTGAGCATGCTACCGGTCACTTATTGTATTCCAGATTCTGGACCAAGTTCCTTTACGATCTTGGAGTAGTGAGCGTAGATGAGCCCTTCCAGAAGATGATCAACCAAGGCATGATCCAGGGAAGATCAAATTTTGTATATAGAGTCAAAGGCACCAACAAATTTGTGAGCTACGGACTACGGGACCAATACGACTCATTTGCGATGCATGTGGATGTCAACATCGTCCACAACGATCAGTTGAACCTGGATAAATTCAAAGCCTGGAGACCTGATCTGGCAGATGCCGAATTCATCCTGGAAGACGGCAAATACATCTGCGGATCTGAAGTGGAAAAAATGTCCAAGTCAAAATACAACGTGGTCAATCCGGATGATATCATCGAACGATATGGCGCGGATACCTTGAGGCTGTATGAGATGTTTTTGGGCCCCTTGGAGCAATTCAAACCTTGGAACACCAACGGAATCGACGGAGTATTCAAGTTTCTCCGTAAGCTTTGGAATCTTTATCACAGCAATTCAGGTGAGTTCCAGGTATCGGATGCCGAACCAAGCAAGGAAGAATACAAAGCCCTTCACAAGGCACTGAAAAAAATGGAGGAAGACATGGCTAACTTCTCCTTCAATACTTCAGTATCCAGCTTTATGATCTGTGTAAACGAACTAAGCGCACTTAAATCCAATAAGCGCAAAATTCTCGAACCTCTAGCCCTCTTGGTTTCGCCTTATGCTCCTCACATCGCTGAGGAATTGTGGAGCCTTTTAGGGAATGAAAAATCTATCACCGAATCTGCATTTCCTACATTTGATGAAAGTCATCTGAAAGAAAGTGCATTCGAATATCCGGTAATGATCAATGGAAAAATGAGAGCGAAGATCAACCTAGACCTTTCCCTCACCAAAGATCAAATCCAAGAAGCGGCCTTGGGTGACGAGACGGTACAGAAATGGCTGGAAGGAAAAGCCCCTAAAAAGATCATCATCGTTCCGGGAAAAATCGTGAATTTGGTGGTTTAA
- a CDS encoding DUF779 domain-containing protein, whose translation MGSIKRVLITDAAKEVIDTLRKRFNSELMFHQSGGCCDGSSPMCFEKGDFKVGSQDIWLGEVYSCDFFISADQFEYWKHTQLTLDVVPGRGSSFSIEIPMGIRFMIRSKLFTSEELKNLSPIMTGEEKLGEI comes from the coding sequence ATGGGATCAATCAAAAGAGTCCTCATCACGGATGCCGCAAAAGAGGTAATAGACACACTCAGAAAGCGTTTCAATTCCGAATTGATGTTTCATCAAAGCGGCGGATGCTGTGACGGTTCCTCTCCTATGTGCTTTGAAAAAGGAGATTTCAAAGTAGGAAGTCAGGACATATGGTTAGGTGAAGTGTATAGCTGCGATTTTTTCATAAGTGCAGATCAATTTGAATACTGGAAGCATACACAACTCACTTTGGATGTCGTCCCGGGAAGAGGAAGCAGCTTTTCCATAGAGATTCCGATGGGAATCAGGTTTATGATCCGATCCAAACTTTTCACTTCGGAAGAACTGAAAAATCTAAGCCCAATAATGACAGGAGAAGAAAAACTAGGAGAGATTTAA
- a CDS encoding nucleotidyltransferase family protein, whose translation MDLIEKNREALNLLCKTHKVKQLFVFGSVMTTSFNDESDLDFLIDFDKLNIKDFATIFFEFKFALEDLFNRNIDLIEREAIRNPYFKEEVEETKLLMLETS comes from the coding sequence ATGGATCTCATAGAGAAAAATAGGGAAGCACTAAACTTACTTTGTAAAACACACAAAGTAAAGCAGCTCTTTGTCTTTGGCTCTGTGATGACTACTTCTTTCAATGATGAAAGCGATCTGGATTTTTTGATCGATTTTGACAAGTTGAATATTAAGGATTTTGCTACAATTTTTTTCGAATTCAAATTTGCATTGGAAGATCTTTTTAACCGTAATATCGATCTCATAGAACGCGAAGCAATTCGCAATCCATATTTCAAAGAGGAGGTGGAAGAGACAAAATTATTAATGCTAGAAACATCATAG
- a CDS encoding 7-carboxy-7-deazaguanine synthase QueE codes for MNIEESIAQGVQLPVMEAFYTIQGEGRFSGYPAYFIRLGGCDVGCVWCDVKESWDSGKWPIFSIETIVEEAMAYPGRLVVVTGGEPLMYDLGPLTALLKEKGFTTNIETSGAYPFSGDFDWVCFSPKKFKKPHPSIYAEADELKVVVFHQSDFSFAEEHALLVKTTCELRLQPEWSRAVKFTPAIVDFAKKYPKWKVSLQTHKFMDIP; via the coding sequence ATGAATATAGAAGAATCAATAGCGCAAGGAGTTCAGCTTCCGGTAATGGAGGCTTTTTATACCATACAGGGAGAGGGGAGATTTTCGGGATATCCTGCTTATTTTATCCGGCTGGGAGGCTGTGATGTAGGATGTGTCTGGTGTGATGTCAAGGAATCATGGGATTCAGGCAAGTGGCCTATCTTTTCCATCGAAACAATTGTTGAAGAAGCTATGGCTTATCCGGGAAGGTTGGTTGTGGTTACAGGAGGAGAACCTTTGATGTATGATCTGGGACCATTGACAGCACTTTTGAAAGAAAAGGGGTTTACTACCAACATTGAAACTTCGGGTGCTTATCCGTTTTCAGGTGATTTTGATTGGGTTTGTTTTTCTCCGAAGAAATTCAAAAAGCCCCATCCCTCGATCTATGCTGAGGCAGATGAATTGAAAGTGGTGGTTTTTCACCAAAGTGATTTTTCCTTTGCCGAAGAGCATGCTTTGTTGGTGAAGACTACGTGCGAATTGCGCCTTCAGCCCGAGTGGAGCAGAGCTGTGAAGTTCACTCCTGCCATTGTTGATTTTGCAAAAAAATACCCAAAATGGAAAGTTTCGCTCCAAACTCATAAATTTATGGACATTCCATAA